A window from Sus scrofa isolate TJ Tabasco breed Duroc chromosome 2, Sscrofa11.1, whole genome shotgun sequence encodes these proteins:
- the TRIP10 gene encoding cdc42-interacting protein 4 isoform X1 yields the protein MDWGTELWDQFEVLERHTQWGLDLLDRYVKFVKERTEVEQAYAKQLRSLVKKYLPKRPAKDDPESKFSQQQSFVQLLQEVNDFAGQRELVAENLSVQVCLELAKYSQEMKQERKMHFQEGRRAQQQLESGFKQLENSKRKFERDCREAEKAAQTAERLDQDINATKADVEKAKQQAHLRSHMAEESKNEYAAQLQRFNRDQAHFYFSQMPQIFDKLQDMDERRATHLGAGYGLLSEAELQVVPIIAKCLEGMKVAAEAVDAKKDSQVLIELHKSGFARPGDVEFEDFSQPMNRVPSDSSLGTPSDGRPELRGSSRSRAKRWPFGKKNKPRPPPLSPLGGPLPSALPNGPPSPRSGLDPLAILSEISKSVKPRLASFRSLRGSRGTVVTEDFSHLPPEQQRKRLQQQLEERNRELQKEIDQREALKKMKDVYEKTPQMGDPASLEPRITETLNNIERLKLEVQKYEAWLAEAESRVLSNRGDTLGRHTRPPDPPASAPPDSSSSNNGSQDNKESSEEPPAEEGQDAPIYTEFDEDFEEEPASPIGHCVAIYHFEGSSEGTISMAEGEDLSLMEEDKGDGWTRVRRKQGGEGYVPTSYLRVTLN from the exons ATGGATTGGGGCACCGAACTGTGG GATCAGTTTGAGGTGCTTGAGCGGCACACGCAATGGGGTCTGGACCTGTTGGACAGATATGTGAAGTTCGTGAAAGAGCGGACGGAGGTGGAGCAGGCTTATGCAAAGCAGCTGCG GAGCCTGGTGAAAAAATATCTGCCCAAGAGACCTGCCAAAGATGACCCTGAATCCAA gttcaGCCAGCAGCAGTCCTTTGTGCAGCTTCTCCAGGAGGTGAATGATTTTGCAGGCCAGCGGGAGCTGGTGGCTGAGAACCTCAGTGTCCAAGTATGTCTCGAGCTGGCCAAGTATTCGCAGGAGATGAAGCAGGAGAGAAAGATG CACTTCCAAGAAGGCCGCCGGGCTCAGCAGCAGCTGGAAAGTGGCTTCAAGCAGCTGGAGAAT AGTAAGCGTAAATTTGAGCGGGACTGCCGGGAGGCAGAGAAGGCAGCCCAGACAGCTGAGCGGCTGGACCAAGATATCAACGCCACCAAGGCTGATGTGGAAAAG GCCAAGCAACAAGCCCACCTTCGGAGTCACATGgcagaagaaagcaaaaatgagTATGCGGCCCAACTCCAGCGCTTCAACCGAGACCAGGCTCACTTCTATTTTTCCCAGATGCCCCAGATATTCGAT AAGCTTCAAGACATGGATGAACGCCGGGCCACCCACCTGGGGGCTGGGTACGGGCTCCTGTCGGAGGCTGAGCTGCAGGTGGTACCCATCATCGCCAAGTGTTTGGAGGGCATGAAGGTGGCCGCCGAAGCTGTGGATGCCAAGAAA GACTCCCAGGTCCTAATTGAGTTGCACAAGTCAGGCTTTGCCCGCCCGGGCGACGTGGAATTTGAAGACTTCAGCCAGCCCATGAACCGCGTGCCCTCAGACAGCAGCCTGGGTACCCCCTCGGATGGCCGGCCAGAGCTCCGAGGCTCGAGCCGCAGCCGGGCTAAGCGCTGGCCCTTCGGCAAGAAGAACAAG CCAcgccccccacccctctccccactgggggGCCCCCTGCCCTCGGCATTACCTAATGGACCCCCGTCCCCCCGCTCCGGCCTCGACCCTTTGGCCATACTGAGTGAGATCAGTAAGTCGGTCAAACCGCGGCTAGCATCCTTCCGCAGCCTTCGAGGCAGCCGTGGG ACGGTGGTGACCGAGGATTTCAGCCACTTGCCCCCAGAGCAGCAGAGAAAGCGGCTTCAGCAGCAGCTGGAAGAACGAAACCGTGAACTTCAGAAGGAGATTGACCAGAG GGAAGccctaaagaaaatgaaggacGTATATGAGAAGACACCTCAGATGGGGGACCCAGCCAGCTTGGAACCCCGCATCacagaaaccctaaacaacattgAACGGCTGAAATTGGAAGTACAGAAGTATGAG GCTTGGCTGGCAGAAGCCGAGAGCCGGGTCCTAAGCAACCGAGGGGACACCCTGGGCCGGCACACTCGGCCCCCAGACCCCCCAGCCAGCGCCCCGCcagacagcagcagcagcaacaacggATCACAGGATAACAAGGAGAG CTCTGAAGAGCCCCCTGCAGAGGAGGGTCAGGATGCTCCCATCTACACGGAGTTTGATGAGGATTTTGAAGAGGAGCCCGCATCGCCCATAGGCCACTGTGTGGCCATCTACCACTTTGAAG GGTCCAGCGAGGGCACCATCTCCATGGCCGAGGGCGAGGACCTTAGTCTCATGGAAGAGGACAAAGGTGACGGCTGGACCCGGGTCAGGCGGAAACAGGGAGGTGAGGGCTATGTGCCCACCTCCTACCTC
- the TRIP10 gene encoding cdc42-interacting protein 4 isoform X2, protein MDWGTELWDQFEVLERHTQWGLDLLDRYVKFVKERTEVEQAYAKQLRSLVKKYLPKRPAKDDPESKFSQQQSFVQLLQEVNDFAGQRELVAENLSVQVCLELAKYSQEMKQERKMHFQEGRRAQQQLESGFKQLENSKRKFERDCREAEKAAQTAERLDQDINATKADVEKAKQQAHLRSHMAEESKNEYAAQLQRFNRDQAHFYFSQMPQIFDKLQDMDERRATHLGAGYGLLSEAELQVVPIIAKCLEGMKVAAEAVDAKKDSQVLIELHKSGFARPGDVEFEDFSQPMNRVPSDSSLGTPSDGRPELRGSSRSRAKRWPFGKKNKTVVTEDFSHLPPEQQRKRLQQQLEERNRELQKEIDQREALKKMKDVYEKTPQMGDPASLEPRITETLNNIERLKLEVQKYEAWLAEAESRVLSNRGDTLGRHTRPPDPPASAPPDSSSSNNGSQDNKESSEEPPAEEGQDAPIYTEFDEDFEEEPASPIGHCVAIYHFEGSSEGTISMAEGEDLSLMEEDKGDGWTRVRRKQGGEGYVPTSYLRVTLN, encoded by the exons ATGGATTGGGGCACCGAACTGTGG GATCAGTTTGAGGTGCTTGAGCGGCACACGCAATGGGGTCTGGACCTGTTGGACAGATATGTGAAGTTCGTGAAAGAGCGGACGGAGGTGGAGCAGGCTTATGCAAAGCAGCTGCG GAGCCTGGTGAAAAAATATCTGCCCAAGAGACCTGCCAAAGATGACCCTGAATCCAA gttcaGCCAGCAGCAGTCCTTTGTGCAGCTTCTCCAGGAGGTGAATGATTTTGCAGGCCAGCGGGAGCTGGTGGCTGAGAACCTCAGTGTCCAAGTATGTCTCGAGCTGGCCAAGTATTCGCAGGAGATGAAGCAGGAGAGAAAGATG CACTTCCAAGAAGGCCGCCGGGCTCAGCAGCAGCTGGAAAGTGGCTTCAAGCAGCTGGAGAAT AGTAAGCGTAAATTTGAGCGGGACTGCCGGGAGGCAGAGAAGGCAGCCCAGACAGCTGAGCGGCTGGACCAAGATATCAACGCCACCAAGGCTGATGTGGAAAAG GCCAAGCAACAAGCCCACCTTCGGAGTCACATGgcagaagaaagcaaaaatgagTATGCGGCCCAACTCCAGCGCTTCAACCGAGACCAGGCTCACTTCTATTTTTCCCAGATGCCCCAGATATTCGAT AAGCTTCAAGACATGGATGAACGCCGGGCCACCCACCTGGGGGCTGGGTACGGGCTCCTGTCGGAGGCTGAGCTGCAGGTGGTACCCATCATCGCCAAGTGTTTGGAGGGCATGAAGGTGGCCGCCGAAGCTGTGGATGCCAAGAAA GACTCCCAGGTCCTAATTGAGTTGCACAAGTCAGGCTTTGCCCGCCCGGGCGACGTGGAATTTGAAGACTTCAGCCAGCCCATGAACCGCGTGCCCTCAGACAGCAGCCTGGGTACCCCCTCGGATGGCCGGCCAGAGCTCCGAGGCTCGAGCCGCAGCCGGGCTAAGCGCTGGCCCTTCGGCAAGAAGAACAAG ACGGTGGTGACCGAGGATTTCAGCCACTTGCCCCCAGAGCAGCAGAGAAAGCGGCTTCAGCAGCAGCTGGAAGAACGAAACCGTGAACTTCAGAAGGAGATTGACCAGAG GGAAGccctaaagaaaatgaaggacGTATATGAGAAGACACCTCAGATGGGGGACCCAGCCAGCTTGGAACCCCGCATCacagaaaccctaaacaacattgAACGGCTGAAATTGGAAGTACAGAAGTATGAG GCTTGGCTGGCAGAAGCCGAGAGCCGGGTCCTAAGCAACCGAGGGGACACCCTGGGCCGGCACACTCGGCCCCCAGACCCCCCAGCCAGCGCCCCGCcagacagcagcagcagcaacaacggATCACAGGATAACAAGGAGAG CTCTGAAGAGCCCCCTGCAGAGGAGGGTCAGGATGCTCCCATCTACACGGAGTTTGATGAGGATTTTGAAGAGGAGCCCGCATCGCCCATAGGCCACTGTGTGGCCATCTACCACTTTGAAG GGTCCAGCGAGGGCACCATCTCCATGGCCGAGGGCGAGGACCTTAGTCTCATGGAAGAGGACAAAGGTGACGGCTGGACCCGGGTCAGGCGGAAACAGGGAGGTGAGGGCTATGTGCCCACCTCCTACCTC